Proteins encoded in a region of the Podarcis muralis chromosome 2, rPodMur119.hap1.1, whole genome shotgun sequence genome:
- the LOC144326894 gene encoding uncharacterized protein LOC144326894 encodes MEDSLATAQQSMRTIDQWGEVGEASSLPVETNPMRTPSPSEKSASWFSDGSQEELVDASIPETVRKGQQETCRVERGRDASEYQPLNPREEVQAEAASARPRENFPVYTESKEMDFSEGLDVEWTRDPVDGGFRSREKCPKVGEAIRLAPRYDRNAYDFQSLPQQQQEVTGRDCSREAYGPDVRRKVGQPSLCPGKVYSPVRAPQVRVPVRRYVTEEEEFFQRPQRDCVATDQQRPDGWMAPNRAPRYEPVPVRGGNQQQPPPPGLTLNNLNWRVFQKYQPPTDVLCYLNLFEVTCKDMGVAPELYMVVLRSLVCGDLSELMGHLPQDDLNNYEKFKKLVMRRLGLHPEQYRKAFRKVEKGGLTDNIAVFSAKMAQNFELWLAAEGARDAKEIKQLLLIEQFMRSLSPEIASLVADQKPRTLEEATSLAESFWLNRAQRTAKGGNNANRPMIGSGRSAPPHQGT; translated from the coding sequence ATGGAGGACTCTTTAGCAACTGCACAACAATCTATGAGAACTATTGATCAATGGGGGGAAGTGGGAGAAGCTAGTTCCCTACCGGTGGAAACCAACCCCATGAGGACTCCAAGTCCTAGCGAAAAATCCGCGTCCTGGTTTTCCGACGGGTCCCAGGAAGAGTTGGTGGATGCCAGCATTCCAGAGACGGTCCGGAAGGGTCAACAAGAGACCTGCCgtgtggaaagagggagggatgCGTCGGAGTACCAACCCCTAAACCCTCGGGAGGAGGTGCAAGCAGAGGCAGCTTCTGCACGTCCTAGGGAAAATTTTCCTGTTTACACAGAGTCTAAAGAGATGGATTTCTCGGAGGGACTTGATGTGGAGTGGACACGTGATCCAGTGGACGGTGGATTCCGTTCCAGAGAAAAGTGTCCAAAAGTCGGTGAGGCTATTCGCCTAGCACCACGATACGACCGGAATGCGTATGATTTTCAAAGTCTAccgcaacagcagcaagaagtgACGGGGAGAGACTGCAGCCGAGAGGCGTATGGGCCAGATGTGCGCAGGAAGGTGGGACAGCCTTCGCTTTGCCCGGGAAAGGTCTACTCGCCCGTCCGTGCTCCACAAGTGCGCGTGCCAGTACGCCGGTATGTaacggaggaggaagagttttttCAAAGACCTCAACGTGACTGCGTGGCGACAGACCAGCAACGCCCGGATGGGTGGATGGCGCCTAACAGAGCTCCAAGGTATGAACCTGTCCCAGTGCGGGGGGGAAACCAACAACAACCGCCCCCTCCAGGACTGACTTTAAATAACCTCAATTGGAGGGTGTTCCAAAAATATCAACCCCCTACTGATGTACTGTGTTACCTAAATCTTTTTGAAGTGACCTGCAAAGACATGGGAGTCGCTCCGGAACTTTATATGGTGGTTTTGCGCTCCCTGGTCTGTGGGGATTTGTCAGAACTGATGGGACACCTTCCCCAAGATGACTTGAATAAttatgagaaatttaaaaaactaGTTATGCGACGGCTGGGCTTACATCCTGAGCAATATAGAAAAGCCTTTCGGAAAGTGGAGAAAGGTGGGCTCACTGACAACATAGCCGTATTCTCTGCAAAGATGGCTCAGAATTTTGAACTGTGGCTTGCAGCCGAGGGGGCTCGGGATGCGAAGGAGATCAAGCAGCTCCTGTTGATTGAGCAGTTCATGCGGTCCTTGTCCCCTGAAATTGCTAGCTTGGTTGCAGACCAAAAGCCACGAACTTTGGAGGAGGCCACTTCCCTGGCTGAGTCTTTCTGGCTTAATCGCGCCCAACGGACTGCTAAAGGGGGGAATAATGCGAATAGACCTATGATTGGGTCTGGACGATccgcccccccccatcaaggAACCTAG